The following coding sequences lie in one Flagellimonas eckloniae genomic window:
- a CDS encoding hybrid sensor histidine kinase/response regulator, which yields MYPKSNNRFTLKIVVSYLVLGLLALLAGIFIYSQFKNYTSSQNIGEDNLKLLKTNALFAELYEAENLSKLATQSNKTKNLQAYARKVDSMASIIDTLKLLTSNDNQTNKLDSIQKLLLQKVYNSAELRKLKVQNRNSTSIDSLLKTFHKMEVDMGRITPETFVPNFNTLPLETQKSIQEYVAFLNKNIPSESGKNTDSNTLDSILQVSKSFLQEAKTENLRIERSVVQKELEIYRTDLELSQKLRSIISSLEKEIILNAYRDNFNKQQILRKSIWLAGGAVFLGLLVVIIFTFLISKDFWRIQEYRKQLEKEKKYSESLLKSREQLISTVSHDLKTPLNTVSGYAELMEHSGLNNKQLTYLKKVKSASGYMESLANDLLDFSKLEVGKITIEKVPFVLYNLIIEVTSHFKEVHSNKSIDLIFEVSEVLKKPILSDPFRIRQILTNLIGNAFKFTYKGFVKISAFVEDKEHKPYIKIQVIDSGIGIEIKNQELIFQEFTQAEDSTEKKYGGYGLGLTISKKLTKLLGGTLTLESKKNKGSTFKLSLPLEFSNMPIPLQNPSIDHFKHQLSVLIFDDDETMLELLKEVLEIHQITTHTFSCFTAFEKTADIYYDIVLTDIQMPKVGGFEVLHKLKNGDFSHYKNQPILAMTGQKVLGKSKYLSAGFVEVLQKPFSNKHLLDTLAHFVDFLPDANRETVTIPKNSSSEFSTDTVASFVENPEALRSVLESFLEETARNMTSLSDGIKNNIYSEVRNISHRMLPMFRQLNVSKAIPILEKFEHIAPNAIDKKDFEFLKHTVSNLEKEIHVYLTKLPVDID from the coding sequence ATGTACCCCAAATCAAACAACAGATTTACATTAAAAATCGTAGTCAGCTATCTAGTTTTAGGTTTATTGGCACTTTTGGCGGGCATTTTTATCTATTCCCAATTCAAAAACTACACTTCTTCCCAAAACATAGGGGAAGACAATTTAAAGCTATTGAAAACCAATGCGTTGTTTGCCGAGCTTTATGAAGCAGAAAATTTGTCAAAGCTTGCCACACAGAGCAACAAAACAAAAAATCTTCAGGCCTATGCACGAAAAGTAGACTCCATGGCCAGTATTATAGATACTTTAAAACTATTGACCAGTAATGATAACCAGACCAACAAATTAGATAGTATCCAGAAGTTGTTGCTTCAAAAAGTCTATAACAGTGCCGAACTAAGAAAGTTAAAAGTCCAAAACAGAAATAGTACTTCCATTGATTCGCTACTGAAGACATTTCATAAAATGGAAGTGGATATGGGAAGAATTACCCCTGAAACTTTTGTCCCAAATTTTAATACCCTGCCCTTGGAAACTCAAAAGTCCATTCAAGAATATGTGGCATTCCTCAATAAAAACATCCCTTCAGAATCAGGCAAAAATACTGATTCAAACACTTTAGATTCCATTTTGCAAGTATCCAAATCCTTTTTACAAGAGGCTAAAACAGAAAACCTTAGAATTGAACGCTCCGTAGTTCAAAAGGAACTCGAAATCTATAGAACTGATCTTGAGTTATCACAGAAATTAAGAAGTATAATCTCCTCTCTGGAAAAAGAGATCATACTAAATGCCTATCGGGACAATTTCAACAAACAACAAATCTTAAGAAAAAGCATTTGGTTGGCTGGTGGGGCTGTCTTCCTTGGTCTTCTGGTTGTAATCATCTTTACCTTTTTAATATCAAAGGACTTTTGGCGAATACAGGAGTACCGAAAACAATTGGAAAAAGAGAAAAAATATTCCGAATCCCTTTTAAAGAGCAGGGAACAATTAATTTCAACCGTAAGTCATGATTTAAAGACCCCGTTGAATACAGTCAGTGGCTACGCCGAACTGATGGAGCACAGCGGCCTTAATAACAAACAGCTGACCTATTTAAAAAAAGTGAAATCAGCTTCAGGCTATATGGAAAGCTTGGCGAACGATTTATTGGACTTTTCAAAATTGGAGGTTGGGAAAATTACCATTGAGAAAGTGCCTTTTGTGCTTTATAACCTAATTATTGAAGTTACTTCGCATTTTAAGGAAGTACATTCAAATAAGAGTATTGACCTTATTTTTGAAGTGTCCGAAGTACTAAAAAAACCTATTCTAAGCGACCCTTTTAGAATACGCCAAATACTTACCAATCTAATTGGAAATGCTTTTAAATTCACCTATAAGGGTTTTGTGAAAATAAGCGCTTTTGTAGAAGACAAAGAACACAAACCATATATCAAAATACAGGTGATTGACTCCGGTATTGGAATTGAAATTAAAAACCAGGAGCTTATATTTCAAGAATTTACACAAGCCGAAGATTCAACAGAAAAAAAATATGGGGGTTATGGCTTAGGGCTAACCATCTCCAAAAAACTGACCAAATTATTGGGTGGCACCTTGACTCTGGAAAGTAAGAAAAATAAAGGAAGTACTTTTAAACTTTCATTGCCCTTGGAATTTTCAAATATGCCAATTCCTCTGCAAAATCCATCCATTGATCATTTTAAGCATCAATTATCTGTACTCATTTTTGATGACGATGAAACCATGCTGGAACTGCTCAAGGAAGTCTTGGAGATACACCAAATTACCACTCATACTTTCTCATGTTTCACAGCTTTTGAAAAAACTGCTGATATTTACTATGATATTGTGCTGACCGATATTCAAATGCCAAAAGTAGGTGGGTTCGAGGTACTCCATAAACTAAAAAATGGCGACTTTTCACATTACAAAAATCAGCCGATATTAGCCATGACAGGCCAAAAAGTACTGGGCAAAAGCAAATATCTCTCTGCCGGATTTGTAGAAGTGCTCCAAAAACCTTTTTCCAATAAGCACCTCTTAGATACACTAGCTCATTTTGTAGACTTTTTGCCCGATGCGAACCGGGAAACTGTTACAATTCCAAAAAATAGTTCTTCTGAGTTTAGCACGGATACGGTTGCTTCTTTTGTAGAAAACCCCGAAGCTTTGCGAAGTGTTTTGGAAAGTTTTTTAGAAGAAACCGCAAGGAATATGACATCGCTTTCAGATGGAATAAAAAATAACATTTATAGTGAAGTAAGAAACATTTCGCACAGAATGCTTCCTATGTTTAGGCAACTAAATGTTAGCAAGGCGATTCCAATCTTAGAAAAATTTGAACACATTGCTCCCAATGCTATTGACAAAAAGGATTTTGAATTCCTAAAACATACCGTTTCAAATCTGGAAAAAGAAATTCATGTTTATTTGACTAAACTTCCAGTTGATATTGAT
- a CDS encoding TonB-dependent receptor translates to MKTIFTTFALCGLALIGSAQEKPTDSLQGKKIVLDEVLVQAIRVTKEFPITFSNLDKDEIAPRNLGQDIPVLMNFLPGVVTTSDAGAGIGYTSIRVRGSDATRVNVTINGVPYNDAESQGTFWVNMPDFASSTESLQLQRGVGTSTNGASAFGASLNLLTDAFSNEAYARISSSVGSFNTLRNNLKFSTGLLNDHVEISGRLSRITSDGYIDRASSELESYFLQGAYKDENTLIKALLFGGHEVTYQSWFGIDAETLRTNRTFNPAGIYTDENGATQFYDREEDNYKQDHFQLHWNEKISSTWSSNIALHYTRGRGYFEQFREDDDFETYGYEPFAIDGEEINTTDLIRRRWLVNDFYGTVLSLNHQKENLDLIIGGGYNVYKGDHFGEVIWTQFANSGVIGDRYYDDNSTRTDFNGYVKANYKLDGKWSIFADMQYRSVGYEANGEDTGLVDDTFNFFNPKAGVTFNMNPNNNFYFSYAVANREPNRNDYENGNPKPERLNDFELGWRYVSPDFQLNTNLYYMRYQDQLVLTGELNDVGAPLRANVGDSYRLGLEIDATITLGDKFSLRPNIALSDNRNIDFVFQRDGTLQDLGNTNIAYSPNVVAGNILSFLPNENLQLSLLSKFVGKQYMGNIDSEASILESYWQTDFNVQYVIETNSFVKSIVLSGLVNNILDADIVSNGYFFTYDDDFSNPGTITTIEGNGFYPQAGINFLIGATINF, encoded by the coding sequence ATGAAAACTATATTCACAACTTTTGCCCTTTGTGGGCTGGCACTTATTGGAAGTGCTCAAGAAAAACCAACAGATTCGCTGCAAGGCAAAAAAATTGTATTGGACGAGGTGTTGGTTCAAGCTATTCGGGTAACAAAGGAGTTTCCCATTACCTTTTCCAATTTGGACAAGGACGAAATCGCTCCCAGAAACCTAGGTCAGGACATCCCGGTTTTAATGAACTTTTTACCTGGTGTGGTTACAACATCAGATGCTGGAGCGGGGATTGGTTACACGAGTATTCGTGTGCGTGGTAGTGACGCAACAAGGGTTAACGTTACCATAAATGGTGTTCCCTACAACGATGCTGAATCACAAGGAACTTTTTGGGTAAATATGCCAGATTTTGCTTCATCTACCGAAAGTTTGCAATTACAACGCGGAGTTGGCACATCTACAAATGGTGCCAGTGCTTTTGGCGCCAGTTTAAATCTATTGACCGATGCTTTTTCAAATGAAGCCTATGCAAGAATTTCTTCATCCGTTGGAAGCTTCAACACCTTAAGGAATAACCTAAAATTTAGCACAGGCCTGCTTAATGACCATGTTGAAATCTCAGGAAGACTATCAAGAATTACCTCTGATGGATATATTGATAGGGCTTCATCAGAACTGGAATCGTATTTTCTTCAAGGAGCGTACAAGGATGAAAATACATTGATAAAAGCATTATTGTTTGGTGGTCATGAGGTCACCTACCAATCTTGGTTTGGAATTGATGCAGAAACGTTAAGGACCAACAGAACTTTCAACCCTGCAGGAATCTATACTGATGAAAATGGAGCTACCCAATTTTATGATAGAGAAGAGGACAACTATAAACAAGATCATTTTCAGTTGCATTGGAATGAGAAAATCAGTTCAACATGGAGCTCCAATATAGCTTTACACTATACAAGAGGTCGTGGGTATTTTGAGCAGTTCCGAGAGGATGATGATTTTGAAACCTATGGATATGAACCTTTTGCAATTGACGGAGAAGAGATAAACACCACAGATTTAATCCGAAGAAGATGGTTGGTCAATGATTTTTATGGAACCGTACTATCACTAAATCACCAGAAGGAAAATTTGGATTTAATTATTGGTGGTGGGTATAATGTATATAAAGGTGACCATTTTGGAGAAGTAATTTGGACTCAGTTTGCAAACTCTGGCGTTATTGGCGACAGATATTACGATGATAATTCTACGAGAACGGATTTCAACGGCTATGTTAAGGCCAATTACAAATTAGATGGTAAATGGTCCATATTTGCAGATATGCAATATAGGAGCGTGGGGTATGAAGCCAATGGTGAAGATACCGGTTTGGTGGACGACACCTTTAACTTTTTTAACCCTAAAGCAGGTGTTACTTTTAACATGAATCCTAATAATAACTTCTATTTTTCCTATGCCGTAGCAAATAGGGAACCCAACCGGAATGACTACGAAAACGGAAATCCCAAACCAGAAAGATTGAATGATTTTGAGTTGGGATGGCGTTATGTTTCTCCAGATTTTCAGTTAAATACCAATCTATATTACATGCGCTACCAAGACCAATTGGTACTTACCGGAGAACTAAATGATGTGGGTGCACCACTCAGGGCCAACGTTGGAGATAGCTATCGTTTGGGCTTGGAGATTGATGCGACTATTACATTGGGAGATAAGTTCAGTTTACGGCCCAATATTGCATTGAGTGACAATAGAAATATTGATTTTGTATTTCAAAGAGATGGAACTCTTCAGGATTTAGGAAACACAAATATCGCATATTCACCCAATGTAGTGGCTGGGAATATCCTTTCATTTCTGCCAAACGAAAACCTTCAATTATCCCTGTTATCAAAATTTGTGGGCAAACAATATATGGGGAATATAGACTCTGAAGCCTCAATTCTGGAGAGTTATTGGCAGACAGACTTCAATGTTCAGTATGTTATTGAAACAAACTCGTTTGTTAAAAGTATTGTGCTTTCTGGTTTGGTAAACAATATTCTTGATGCGGACATTGTATCAAACGGATACTTTTTTACCTATGATGATGATTTTTCCAACCCCGGAACCATTACCACTATTGAAGGTAACGGATTTTATCCACAGGCAGGGATAAACTTTTTAATAGGGGCAACCATTAATTTTTAA
- a CDS encoding Gfo/Idh/MocA family protein translates to MNTESHIFFNKSTIRWGVIGCGDVTEKKSVPAYQMTEGFEVTMVMRRNSEKAKDYAKRHNVPFWTSDAGEVIENPDIDAVYIATPPDTHKFYALHVAAAGKPCCIEKPMAPNYQDSLAIYEAFKTRNLPLFIAYYRRSLPRFQKIKEWLDDNLIGEVRHIQWEKTKPPSAMDLNGDYNWRTDKTIAPGGYFDDLASHGLDLFTFLLGNIKEVNGIALNQQGLYTAYDAITGSWLHEGGITGKGNWNFGTYHRVDKVEIFGSDGKISFAILDDAPIELENSSGHQVLDVPHPEHIQEQHVQNIKNHLLGKAVHPSTGDSGLHTSWVMDKILNTI, encoded by the coding sequence ATGAATACAGAATCCCATATTTTTTTCAATAAATCAACCATACGCTGGGGCGTAATTGGCTGTGGAGATGTTACAGAAAAGAAAAGTGTGCCAGCGTATCAAATGACCGAAGGATTTGAAGTGACCATGGTTATGCGTCGTAACTCCGAAAAAGCAAAAGACTATGCCAAACGGCATAATGTGCCTTTTTGGACATCAGATGCCGGTGAGGTTATTGAAAACCCAGATATTGATGCTGTCTATATAGCCACACCTCCAGACACGCATAAATTTTATGCCCTTCATGTTGCGGCCGCGGGGAAACCATGTTGTATTGAAAAACCTATGGCACCAAATTATCAGGATAGTTTGGCAATTTATGAAGCCTTTAAAACAAGGAATCTGCCACTTTTTATAGCCTACTATCGCAGGTCCCTTCCAAGATTTCAAAAAATAAAGGAATGGTTAGATGATAATTTGATTGGTGAGGTAAGGCATATTCAATGGGAGAAGACCAAACCTCCTAGTGCGATGGATTTAAATGGAGACTATAATTGGAGAACAGATAAAACTATAGCGCCTGGAGGCTATTTTGATGACTTGGCAAGTCATGGACTGGATTTGTTCACCTTTTTACTTGGAAATATTAAAGAAGTCAACGGTATAGCCCTGAATCAACAAGGATTGTACACTGCATATGATGCCATTACAGGAAGTTGGCTGCATGAAGGAGGAATTACCGGAAAAGGCAACTGGAATTTTGGAACATATCATCGTGTTGACAAAGTCGAAATTTTTGGTTCCGATGGAAAAATAAGTTTTGCTATTTTGGATGATGCACCAATTGAACTGGAAAATTCCTCGGGACACCAAGTATTGGATGTTCCACATCCAGAACATATTCAAGAGCAACACGTACAAAATATTAAAAATCACCTTCTGGGAAAAGCAGTACATCCATCCACGGGAGACTCTGGCCTTCATACCAGTTGGGTCATGGATAAAATACTGAATACTATTTAA
- a CDS encoding Rieske (2Fe-2S) protein: MRYSWGFIFFIFLFSCDSDGTNRNPYLQEVNFRFELDLNLPLYNSLNNIGNPIYVGNNGVGTRGVFVIKSGLDSFFAFEASCPNHAPNNCSTMTLDGQNVICSCEDYTYNLFTGQQLNRPDDGNRYYDLLFYNASQSGNIITISN, encoded by the coding sequence ATGAGGTACTCCTGGGGCTTTATTTTTTTTATTTTTTTATTCTCTTGTGATTCTGATGGCACCAATAGAAATCCATATTTACAAGAAGTGAATTTTAGGTTTGAATTGGATTTGAATCTGCCACTTTACAATAGCCTGAACAATATAGGCAACCCGATATATGTAGGAAACAATGGTGTGGGAACCAGAGGCGTTTTTGTAATTAAATCTGGGTTGGATTCTTTTTTTGCTTTTGAAGCAAGTTGTCCTAACCATGCCCCAAACAATTGTTCCACAATGACCCTAGATGGGCAAAATGTAATATGTTCCTGTGAAGATTACACCTATAATCTTTTTACCGGCCAACAATTGAACAGACCGGATGACGGGAATCGATATTACGACCTTCTTTTTTACAATGCCTCACAAAGTGGAAACATCATAACTATTTCGAATTAG
- the greA gene encoding transcription elongation factor GreA: MSKVSYYTAEGLKKLREELNYLKDVERPKASQAIGEARDKGDLSENAEYDAAKEAQGLLEMKISKMEETLANARLIDESQLDTSKVLVLSTVKLKNQTNGMEMKYTLVAESEADIKTGKISVTSPIGKGLLGKSVGDVAEITVPNGTLKFDILEITRD, from the coding sequence ATGAGTAAAGTATCTTATTATACGGCTGAGGGACTAAAAAAATTAAGGGAAGAACTGAACTACTTAAAAGACGTGGAAAGGCCCAAAGCCTCTCAGGCAATAGGTGAAGCTAGGGATAAGGGAGATCTATCCGAAAATGCTGAATATGATGCGGCCAAGGAAGCACAAGGTCTTTTGGAGATGAAGATTTCAAAAATGGAGGAAACTTTGGCCAATGCAAGATTAATAGATGAATCGCAATTAGATACATCAAAAGTGTTGGTTTTATCTACCGTAAAGTTGAAAAATCAAACCAATGGAATGGAAATGAAATACACCTTGGTTGCCGAAAGCGAGGCTGACATTAAGACAGGGAAAATATCGGTTACATCTCCCATTGGAAAGGGATTGCTGGGCAAATCGGTTGGTGATGTTGCTGAGATTACCGTACCCAATGGAACGTTAAAGTTTGATATTTTGGAGATTACACGGGATTGA
- a CDS encoding HIT family protein: MPSIFTKIISGEIPCYKIAEDPDNFAFLDINPNSKGHTLCVPKKEVDRLLDLDEDSYTKLMQFSRKVGKAIEAAIPCERVGMSVIGLEVPHVHVHLIPLHSMKNATFQYKESFSTEEFEEIAGQIQDKLK, translated from the coding sequence ATGCCCAGTATTTTCACCAAAATCATTAGTGGAGAAATCCCTTGTTATAAGATAGCGGAGGACCCAGATAATTTTGCCTTTCTAGATATTAATCCAAACTCAAAAGGACATACGCTCTGTGTGCCTAAAAAAGAGGTAGATAGGTTGTTAGATCTTGATGAAGACTCATACACTAAGCTTATGCAGTTTTCCAGAAAGGTAGGAAAGGCCATTGAAGCAGCTATCCCATGTGAACGTGTTGGGATGTCGGTTATTGGCTTAGAGGTTCCCCATGTTCATGTGCATTTGATTCCATTGCATAGTATGAAAAATGCTACCTTTCAATATAAAGAAAGCTTCAGCACAGAAGAATTTGAGGAGATAGCAGGACAGATACAGGACAAGCTTAAATAA
- a CDS encoding sensor histidine kinase — MNFNPKKKASNIILLISAFVIVSLILWNTNSFFKNFKEEERLKMEIWATAQLELIQSSVDQELGNLTLKVMGNNTSTPMILVNEEGSIKTHNISAEKAADSIYLQRKIRQFESENEPIHIIQEGELLETLYYGNSEVLNKLKYYPLALLLIIFLFGAVIFFFFKTNKASEQNKLWAGMAKETAHQIGTPLTSLLGWNELLKSEKINQDITKEIAKDITRLETITDRFSKIGSIPDLEVHDIVSETEKAYEYLKRRSSKLIHFSFTSDIDELPVLLNPPLFNWSIENLVKNGIDAMKGRGNITIEIEKKGPNVHILVSDTGHGIPKSNFQNIFNPGVTSKKRGWGLGLSLVKRIVEEYHKGKIKVLSSSKEGTIMQISLKANV, encoded by the coding sequence ATGAACTTCAACCCCAAAAAGAAGGCTTCCAATATCATTCTGTTGATTTCGGCATTCGTTATAGTGAGCCTTATTCTTTGGAATACCAATAGCTTTTTTAAAAACTTTAAGGAAGAGGAGCGTTTGAAAATGGAAATCTGGGCAACCGCCCAACTAGAACTTATTCAATCTTCCGTAGATCAAGAATTAGGGAACTTAACCCTCAAGGTTATGGGGAACAACACCTCAACTCCCATGATTTTGGTAAATGAGGAAGGTTCTATAAAAACCCATAATATTTCTGCGGAAAAAGCGGCTGATAGTATTTATCTCCAGAGAAAAATAAGACAATTTGAAAGTGAAAATGAACCTATACATATTATCCAGGAAGGGGAATTATTGGAAACCCTTTATTATGGAAACTCAGAGGTTTTGAACAAGCTAAAATATTATCCTTTAGCCCTTCTCTTGATTATTTTTCTTTTTGGCGCGGTCATTTTCTTTTTCTTTAAAACCAACAAGGCCTCTGAACAAAATAAACTGTGGGCCGGAATGGCCAAGGAGACGGCCCATCAAATAGGAACTCCGTTAACTTCATTGTTAGGTTGGAACGAGCTATTAAAGTCTGAAAAAATCAATCAGGATATTACCAAAGAAATAGCAAAGGATATTACCCGACTGGAGACCATTACCGACCGTTTTTCAAAAATAGGATCTATCCCTGATTTGGAAGTTCATGACATAGTTTCTGAAACTGAAAAGGCCTATGAATATTTAAAACGAAGAAGCTCCAAGCTTATACATTTTTCGTTTACATCAGACATTGATGAGCTACCTGTTCTTTTAAATCCTCCGCTGTTCAACTGGAGTATTGAAAATTTGGTGAAAAATGGGATAGATGCCATGAAAGGAAGAGGGAACATCACCATTGAGATTGAAAAAAAAGGCCCTAATGTCCATATTTTGGTTTCTGATACAGGCCATGGTATTCCAAAAAGTAACTTCCAAAACATCTTTAACCCTGGCGTAACATCCAAAAAAAGGGGGTGGGGATTGGGATTGTCATTGGTAAAAAGAATAGTTGAAGAATACCATAAAGGAAAAATTAAAGTACTTTCGTCTAGTAAAGAAGGAACAATCATGCAAATTTCCCTCAAAGCAAATGTTTAA